From Daphnia pulicaria isolate SC F1-1A chromosome 4, SC_F0-13Bv2, whole genome shotgun sequence, one genomic window encodes:
- the LOC124336108 gene encoding ATP-dependent RNA helicase DDX3X-like isoform X2, with amino-acid sequence MSSVQIQNGTGLEQQFAGLDLKQQGGQFIAPGGSRYVPPHLRSTRGPGSEEKPFPVPQERDFPNDRDFNRDAGRGFTQATNSYRGGSAQRGVPSTGGGYPRRGGFNGGGGSGSYAARPPQKWEGEYENGGGWNGGPQPPQWNADAPPPVIQNERWQEPPPPAGQWVANDRWKEPQRRSATTDSRGGGYGGNARWKESSESDWTTLTAKDDRLELEMFGTGNSGINFDKYEDIPVEATGNDVPAHINTFEDVKLTEIIRSNIALTRYDKPTPVQKYAIPIILARRDVMACAQTGSGKTAAFLVPILNQLFERGPVVNQSAGQRSYGRRKQYPLALVLAPTRELATQIYDEAKKFAYRSRVRPCVVYGGADVRQQMQDLERGCHLLVATPGRLVDMLERGKIGLEHCNFLVLDEADRMLDMGFEPQIRRIVEQDTMPKTGDRQTLMFSATFPKEIQMLARDFLDNYIFLAVGRVGSTSENITQKIVWVEEHDKRSFLLDLLNASGLNKFNSQVETESTEHEQLTLVFVETKRGADALEEFLYRDGYPVTSIHGDRSQREREDALKRFRSGKTPILVATAVAARGLDIPHVKHVINFDLPSDVEEYVHRIGRTGRMGNLGVATSFFNEKNRNLIRDLVELIIETKQELPSWLEGMAMDIKHQSGGVSRRGGGGRGGGRFSAGFGSRDYRTSTSGSGGSTRPGGSVGGPRTSGGGSYPNYSAPPPTHVVRMAPMPSMPIFTGGYGGYAPSGYGYAPPHHSAPDWWGQ; translated from the exons ATGAGTAGTGTACAGATTCAGAATGGAACGGGTCTAGAGCAGCAA TTTGCTGGTCTGGACTTGAAGCAGCAAGGCGGTCAATTTATTGCTCCTGGAGGAAG TCGCTATGTGCCTCCTCACCTGAGATCTACCCGAGGTCCAGGATCTGAAGAGAAACCGTTCCCTGTCCCACAAGAAAGAG ATTTTCCGAACGATCGTGATTTTAACAGAGACGCTGGAAGGGGTTTTACCCAAGCAACAAATTCCTACAGAGGTGGTAGTGCCCAACGTGGAGTGCCCAGCACTGGTGGTGGTTACCCCAGGCGGGGAGGATTTAATGGAGGTGGTGGTAGTGGGAGCTATGCTGCTCGACCTCCACAGAAATGGGAGGGAGAGTATGAAAATGGTGGAGGATGGAATGGAGGTCCTCAGCCACCACAATGGAATGCTGATGCTCCACCACCTGTCATTCAAAATGAACGTTGGCAAGAGCCTCCTCCTCCGGCCGGTCAATGGGTTGCCAACGATCGCTGGAAAGAACCCCAAAGGCGCTCGGCGACAACGGATAGTCGCGGCGGTGGTTACGGAGGAAATGCTCGTTGGAAAGAATCGAGTGAATCTGATTGGACCACACTTACTGCCAAAGACGATAGACTTGAATTGGAAATGTTTGGCACGGGCAACTCCGGTATTAACTTCgataaatatgaagatattCCCGTGGAGGCGACGGGCAATGACGTGCCAGCTCACATCAATACG TTTGAAGACGTGAAGTTGACTGAGATCATTCGTTCGAATATCGCTTTGACTCGCTATGACAAGCCAACGCCAGTTCAGAAATACGCCATTCCGATTATTCTGGCTCGACGAGACGTGATGGCTTGCGCTCAGACAGGCTCGGGAAAGACCGCAGCATTCTTGGTTCCGATATTGAACCAATTATTTGAGCGTGGGCCCGTTGTGAACCAGTCAGCTGGACAACGTTCATACGGACGTCGCAAGCAGTATCCGTTGGCCTTAGTTTTAGCACCTACTCGTGAGTTGGCCACACAAATCTACGACGAAGCCAAGAAGTTCGCATACCGCTCTCGTGTCCGCCCATGCGTCGT TTATGGTGGTGCGGATGTCCGCCAACAGATGCAGGATTTGGAACGGGGATGCCATTTATTGGTTGCCACACCCGGACGTCTTGTCGACATGTTGGAACGTGGCAAGATTGGCCTCGAGCACTGCAA CTTTTTGGTGTTGGACGAAGCAGACAGAATGTTAGACATGGGTTTCGAACCCCAAATCCGCCGCATTGTTGAACAAGATACGATGCCTAAAACTGGAGACCGTCAGACGCTCATGTTCTCTGCCACGTTTCCTAAGGAAATTCAG ATGCTGGCTCGTGACTTTTTGGACAACTACATTTTCTTGGCAGTCGGTCGTGTTGGATCTACTTCAGAAAACATTACGCAAAAGATCGTTTGGGTAGAGGAACACGACAAGCGTTCTTTCCTTCTCGATCTGCTCAATGCTTCGGGTCTCAATAAGTTCAACAGTCAAGTTGAAACCGAGTCCACTGAGCATGAGCAGCTGACCCTGGTGTTCGTCGAAACAAAGCGCGGAGCTGACGCTCTGGAGGAGTTCTTGTACCGCGACGGCTATCCAGTGACTTCCATCCACGGAGATCGCAGCCAACGGGAGCGCGAAGATGCTCTTAAACGGTTCCGTTCGGGCAAAACACCCATTTTGGTGGCTACGGCCGTTGCTGCTCGTGGTCTCGATATCCCTCACGTCAAGCACGTCATCAATTTTGACCTTCCCTCTGACGTTGAAGAATACGTTCATCGAATTGGTCGTACCGGACGTATGGGCAATCTCG GTGTTGCAACGTCGTTCTTTAATGAAAAGAACCGCAATCTCATCCGCGATTTAGTTGAATTGATTATCGAAACGAAGCAAGAACTTCCCTCTTGGCTCGAAGGCATGGCCATGGACATCAAGCACCAGTCTGGCGGTGTAAGTCgtcgcggtggtggtggtcgtgGCGGAGG ACGATTCTCTGCCGGATTCGGTTCCCGAGATTACCGTACTTCTACATCGGGCAGCGGCGGCAGCACTCGTCCTGGCGGCTCGGTCGGTGGTCCACGCACAAGCGGCGGTGGATCCTACCCCAACTACAGCGCTCCACCTCCAACTCAcg TCGTTCGGATGGCGCCCATGCCTTCTATGCCCATTTTCACAGGAGGATATGGCGGTTATGCTCCAAGTGGTTACGGCTACGCACCCCCTCATCACTCCGCTCCAGATTGGTGGGGCCAGTAG
- the LOC124336108 gene encoding ATP-dependent RNA helicase DDX3X-like isoform X3, whose protein sequence is MSSVQIQNGTGLEQQFAGLDLKQQGGQFIAPGGSRYVPPHLRSTRGPGSEEKPFPVPQERADFPNDRDFNRDAGRGFTQATNSYRGGSAQRGVPSTGGGYPRRGGFNGGGGSGSYAARPPQKWEGEYENGGGWNGGPQPPQWNADAPPPVIQNERWQEPPPPAGQWVANDRWKEPQRRSATTDSRGGGYGGNARWKESSESDWTTLTAKDDRLELEMFGTGNSGINFDKYEDIPVEATGNDVPAHINTFEDVKLTEIIRSNIALTRYDKPTPVQKYAIPIILARRDVMACAQTGSGKTAAFLVPILNQLFERGPVVNQSAGQRSYGRRKQYPLALVLAPTRELATQIYDEAKKFAYRSRVRPCVVYGGADVRQQMQDLERGCHLLVATPGRLVDMLERGKIGLEHCNFLVLDEADRMLDMGFEPQIRRIVEQDTMPKTGDRQTLMFSATFPKEIQMLARDFLDNYIFLAVGRVGSTSENITQKIVWVEEHDKRSFLLDLLNASGLNKFNSQVETESTEHEQLTLVFVETKRGADALEEFLYRDGYPVTSIHGDRSQREREDALKRFRSGKTPILVATAVAARGLDIPHVKHVINFDLPSDVEEYVHRIGRTGRMGNLGVATSFFNEKNRNLIRDLVELIIETKQELPSWLEGMAMDIKHQSGGVSRRGGGGRGGGRFSAGFGSRDYRTSTSGSGGSTRPGGSVGGPRTSGGGSYPNYSAPPPTHGGYGGYAPSGYGYAPPHHSAPDWWGQ, encoded by the exons ATGAGTAGTGTACAGATTCAGAATGGAACGGGTCTAGAGCAGCAA TTTGCTGGTCTGGACTTGAAGCAGCAAGGCGGTCAATTTATTGCTCCTGGAGGAAG TCGCTATGTGCCTCCTCACCTGAGATCTACCCGAGGTCCAGGATCTGAAGAGAAACCGTTCCCTGTCCCACAAGAAAGAG CAGATTTTCCGAACGATCGTGATTTTAACAGAGACGCTGGAAGGGGTTTTACCCAAGCAACAAATTCCTACAGAGGTGGTAGTGCCCAACGTGGAGTGCCCAGCACTGGTGGTGGTTACCCCAGGCGGGGAGGATTTAATGGAGGTGGTGGTAGTGGGAGCTATGCTGCTCGACCTCCACAGAAATGGGAGGGAGAGTATGAAAATGGTGGAGGATGGAATGGAGGTCCTCAGCCACCACAATGGAATGCTGATGCTCCACCACCTGTCATTCAAAATGAACGTTGGCAAGAGCCTCCTCCTCCGGCCGGTCAATGGGTTGCCAACGATCGCTGGAAAGAACCCCAAAGGCGCTCGGCGACAACGGATAGTCGCGGCGGTGGTTACGGAGGAAATGCTCGTTGGAAAGAATCGAGTGAATCTGATTGGACCACACTTACTGCCAAAGACGATAGACTTGAATTGGAAATGTTTGGCACGGGCAACTCCGGTATTAACTTCgataaatatgaagatattCCCGTGGAGGCGACGGGCAATGACGTGCCAGCTCACATCAATACG TTTGAAGACGTGAAGTTGACTGAGATCATTCGTTCGAATATCGCTTTGACTCGCTATGACAAGCCAACGCCAGTTCAGAAATACGCCATTCCGATTATTCTGGCTCGACGAGACGTGATGGCTTGCGCTCAGACAGGCTCGGGAAAGACCGCAGCATTCTTGGTTCCGATATTGAACCAATTATTTGAGCGTGGGCCCGTTGTGAACCAGTCAGCTGGACAACGTTCATACGGACGTCGCAAGCAGTATCCGTTGGCCTTAGTTTTAGCACCTACTCGTGAGTTGGCCACACAAATCTACGACGAAGCCAAGAAGTTCGCATACCGCTCTCGTGTCCGCCCATGCGTCGT TTATGGTGGTGCGGATGTCCGCCAACAGATGCAGGATTTGGAACGGGGATGCCATTTATTGGTTGCCACACCCGGACGTCTTGTCGACATGTTGGAACGTGGCAAGATTGGCCTCGAGCACTGCAA CTTTTTGGTGTTGGACGAAGCAGACAGAATGTTAGACATGGGTTTCGAACCCCAAATCCGCCGCATTGTTGAACAAGATACGATGCCTAAAACTGGAGACCGTCAGACGCTCATGTTCTCTGCCACGTTTCCTAAGGAAATTCAG ATGCTGGCTCGTGACTTTTTGGACAACTACATTTTCTTGGCAGTCGGTCGTGTTGGATCTACTTCAGAAAACATTACGCAAAAGATCGTTTGGGTAGAGGAACACGACAAGCGTTCTTTCCTTCTCGATCTGCTCAATGCTTCGGGTCTCAATAAGTTCAACAGTCAAGTTGAAACCGAGTCCACTGAGCATGAGCAGCTGACCCTGGTGTTCGTCGAAACAAAGCGCGGAGCTGACGCTCTGGAGGAGTTCTTGTACCGCGACGGCTATCCAGTGACTTCCATCCACGGAGATCGCAGCCAACGGGAGCGCGAAGATGCTCTTAAACGGTTCCGTTCGGGCAAAACACCCATTTTGGTGGCTACGGCCGTTGCTGCTCGTGGTCTCGATATCCCTCACGTCAAGCACGTCATCAATTTTGACCTTCCCTCTGACGTTGAAGAATACGTTCATCGAATTGGTCGTACCGGACGTATGGGCAATCTCG GTGTTGCAACGTCGTTCTTTAATGAAAAGAACCGCAATCTCATCCGCGATTTAGTTGAATTGATTATCGAAACGAAGCAAGAACTTCCCTCTTGGCTCGAAGGCATGGCCATGGACATCAAGCACCAGTCTGGCGGTGTAAGTCgtcgcggtggtggtggtcgtgGCGGAGG ACGATTCTCTGCCGGATTCGGTTCCCGAGATTACCGTACTTCTACATCGGGCAGCGGCGGCAGCACTCGTCCTGGCGGCTCGGTCGGTGGTCCACGCACAAGCGGCGGTGGATCCTACCCCAACTACAGCGCTCCACCTCCAACTCAcg GAGGATATGGCGGTTATGCTCCAAGTGGTTACGGCTACGCACCCCCTCATCACTCCGCTCCAGATTGGTGGGGCCAGTAG
- the LOC124336108 gene encoding ATP-dependent RNA helicase DDX3X-like isoform X1, with product MSSVQIQNGTGLEQQFAGLDLKQQGGQFIAPGGSRYVPPHLRSTRGPGSEEKPFPVPQERADFPNDRDFNRDAGRGFTQATNSYRGGSAQRGVPSTGGGYPRRGGFNGGGGSGSYAARPPQKWEGEYENGGGWNGGPQPPQWNADAPPPVIQNERWQEPPPPAGQWVANDRWKEPQRRSATTDSRGGGYGGNARWKESSESDWTTLTAKDDRLELEMFGTGNSGINFDKYEDIPVEATGNDVPAHINTFEDVKLTEIIRSNIALTRYDKPTPVQKYAIPIILARRDVMACAQTGSGKTAAFLVPILNQLFERGPVVNQSAGQRSYGRRKQYPLALVLAPTRELATQIYDEAKKFAYRSRVRPCVVYGGADVRQQMQDLERGCHLLVATPGRLVDMLERGKIGLEHCNFLVLDEADRMLDMGFEPQIRRIVEQDTMPKTGDRQTLMFSATFPKEIQMLARDFLDNYIFLAVGRVGSTSENITQKIVWVEEHDKRSFLLDLLNASGLNKFNSQVETESTEHEQLTLVFVETKRGADALEEFLYRDGYPVTSIHGDRSQREREDALKRFRSGKTPILVATAVAARGLDIPHVKHVINFDLPSDVEEYVHRIGRTGRMGNLGVATSFFNEKNRNLIRDLVELIIETKQELPSWLEGMAMDIKHQSGGVSRRGGGGRGGGRFSAGFGSRDYRTSTSGSGGSTRPGGSVGGPRTSGGGSYPNYSAPPPTHVVRMAPMPSMPIFTGGYGGYAPSGYGYAPPHHSAPDWWGQ from the exons ATGAGTAGTGTACAGATTCAGAATGGAACGGGTCTAGAGCAGCAA TTTGCTGGTCTGGACTTGAAGCAGCAAGGCGGTCAATTTATTGCTCCTGGAGGAAG TCGCTATGTGCCTCCTCACCTGAGATCTACCCGAGGTCCAGGATCTGAAGAGAAACCGTTCCCTGTCCCACAAGAAAGAG CAGATTTTCCGAACGATCGTGATTTTAACAGAGACGCTGGAAGGGGTTTTACCCAAGCAACAAATTCCTACAGAGGTGGTAGTGCCCAACGTGGAGTGCCCAGCACTGGTGGTGGTTACCCCAGGCGGGGAGGATTTAATGGAGGTGGTGGTAGTGGGAGCTATGCTGCTCGACCTCCACAGAAATGGGAGGGAGAGTATGAAAATGGTGGAGGATGGAATGGAGGTCCTCAGCCACCACAATGGAATGCTGATGCTCCACCACCTGTCATTCAAAATGAACGTTGGCAAGAGCCTCCTCCTCCGGCCGGTCAATGGGTTGCCAACGATCGCTGGAAAGAACCCCAAAGGCGCTCGGCGACAACGGATAGTCGCGGCGGTGGTTACGGAGGAAATGCTCGTTGGAAAGAATCGAGTGAATCTGATTGGACCACACTTACTGCCAAAGACGATAGACTTGAATTGGAAATGTTTGGCACGGGCAACTCCGGTATTAACTTCgataaatatgaagatattCCCGTGGAGGCGACGGGCAATGACGTGCCAGCTCACATCAATACG TTTGAAGACGTGAAGTTGACTGAGATCATTCGTTCGAATATCGCTTTGACTCGCTATGACAAGCCAACGCCAGTTCAGAAATACGCCATTCCGATTATTCTGGCTCGACGAGACGTGATGGCTTGCGCTCAGACAGGCTCGGGAAAGACCGCAGCATTCTTGGTTCCGATATTGAACCAATTATTTGAGCGTGGGCCCGTTGTGAACCAGTCAGCTGGACAACGTTCATACGGACGTCGCAAGCAGTATCCGTTGGCCTTAGTTTTAGCACCTACTCGTGAGTTGGCCACACAAATCTACGACGAAGCCAAGAAGTTCGCATACCGCTCTCGTGTCCGCCCATGCGTCGT TTATGGTGGTGCGGATGTCCGCCAACAGATGCAGGATTTGGAACGGGGATGCCATTTATTGGTTGCCACACCCGGACGTCTTGTCGACATGTTGGAACGTGGCAAGATTGGCCTCGAGCACTGCAA CTTTTTGGTGTTGGACGAAGCAGACAGAATGTTAGACATGGGTTTCGAACCCCAAATCCGCCGCATTGTTGAACAAGATACGATGCCTAAAACTGGAGACCGTCAGACGCTCATGTTCTCTGCCACGTTTCCTAAGGAAATTCAG ATGCTGGCTCGTGACTTTTTGGACAACTACATTTTCTTGGCAGTCGGTCGTGTTGGATCTACTTCAGAAAACATTACGCAAAAGATCGTTTGGGTAGAGGAACACGACAAGCGTTCTTTCCTTCTCGATCTGCTCAATGCTTCGGGTCTCAATAAGTTCAACAGTCAAGTTGAAACCGAGTCCACTGAGCATGAGCAGCTGACCCTGGTGTTCGTCGAAACAAAGCGCGGAGCTGACGCTCTGGAGGAGTTCTTGTACCGCGACGGCTATCCAGTGACTTCCATCCACGGAGATCGCAGCCAACGGGAGCGCGAAGATGCTCTTAAACGGTTCCGTTCGGGCAAAACACCCATTTTGGTGGCTACGGCCGTTGCTGCTCGTGGTCTCGATATCCCTCACGTCAAGCACGTCATCAATTTTGACCTTCCCTCTGACGTTGAAGAATACGTTCATCGAATTGGTCGTACCGGACGTATGGGCAATCTCG GTGTTGCAACGTCGTTCTTTAATGAAAAGAACCGCAATCTCATCCGCGATTTAGTTGAATTGATTATCGAAACGAAGCAAGAACTTCCCTCTTGGCTCGAAGGCATGGCCATGGACATCAAGCACCAGTCTGGCGGTGTAAGTCgtcgcggtggtggtggtcgtgGCGGAGG ACGATTCTCTGCCGGATTCGGTTCCCGAGATTACCGTACTTCTACATCGGGCAGCGGCGGCAGCACTCGTCCTGGCGGCTCGGTCGGTGGTCCACGCACAAGCGGCGGTGGATCCTACCCCAACTACAGCGCTCCACCTCCAACTCAcg TCGTTCGGATGGCGCCCATGCCTTCTATGCCCATTTTCACAGGAGGATATGGCGGTTATGCTCCAAGTGGTTACGGCTACGCACCCCCTCATCACTCCGCTCCAGATTGGTGGGGCCAGTAG